In Acidisarcina polymorpha, the DNA window CTTTTCACAGACCGCGAGCCTGAATCTCACCGTTCAGTAAGCACGGTCAGCAGCCCGCTAGTGCTTCCTTACCGAAACAAGCGGCAACTGGGTTGGACAAAGCCGCCCTACAGCCAGCATTGGAGATTGGCATGCACCAGCATCGCGGCCACGGCGCAGGAGGCGACTCGGGATTCGGGCAAGTCGGCGCGGCTGGTAAGAATGATCGGCACCTTGGCTCCGAGAACGATGCCGGCCAGATTGGCTCCTCCTAGATATTCAAGCTGCTTGGCTAACATGTTGCCGGACTCCAGATCAGGGACGAGCAGAATATCGGCTTCTCCGGCAACCGGGGATTTCAGGTGCTTCACCAGCGCGGCTTCTTTGCTGACGGCGGTGTCGAAGGCGAGCGGTCCGTCGAGAATGGCCCCGGTAATCTGGCCGCGGTCGGCCATCTTGCAGAGGGCCGCGGCGTCGAGCGTCGAGACGATCTTAGGATTCACGGTCTCGATGGCCGACATGATCGCTACCTTGGGCGTGGCAATTCCGAGGACGTGCGCCAGGTCGATCGCATTCTGCACGATGTCGATTTTGTCTTCAAGGGTGGGATAGATGTTGATGGCCGCATCAGTAATCAGCAAGGCGCGATCGTAGAGCGGCACTTCAAGGATGAAGACATGGCTGATGCGGCGGGAGCTCCGCAGTCCGCCTTCCTTCTGTAGAACGTAGCGCATGAGGACGTCGGTGTGGAGGCTTCCCTTCATCAACGATTTGGTGACTCCGGTTCGACATAGCTCGGTGCTCTTGATCGCTGCTTCCTGTTCCGTGAGTACGTCGACGATTTCATGAGCATCGAGGTCGAGATGGAGACGATCGGCAATGATCTTGATTTCGCGCCGGGCGCCGATGAGCACGGGATCGATCAGACCGGCGGCAGCGGCCTCAAAGGCGCCGGCGAGGGCGACATCGCTGCATGGCCAGCAAACCGCGACGGGGATAGGCTCGCGCTTCTGGCAATCCTCGATCAGCGCGCTGAAGAGCGCCGGAGAAAGCGATTCGGGACGGTGCGACTTAGATCCGAAAATCGAGCCTGGCAGGAAGGTGTTCATGCTGTCTCCTTGGAACGATGGTGTCAGCATACTCCGCGGGCCGCTGTGATTGCGGTCACAAGAGAATGGATTCGTCGATCAAGTGAAGGCCATCGAGCATTCTGGCGGTAGAATAGGCGCGTAGCAAAATCGAATTCATACCGAGGTTCGATCGCAATGAAGCAGGCTAGCTCTCCCGACCGGCGCAGGTTCTTAAAGACGAGCGGCGCAGTTGCCGCGGGACTCCTTACCCAGAGCGCGATCGCCTCGCCTGCCGCGACAATCGCTCTGCCTGCGCTGCCGGCGAATGCCCGCACCCCGGCCGCCATGCCTACCAGGAACCTGGGGAAGACCGGCTACAAAGTTGGCATCTTCAGCCTGGGCGGCCAGGCATCGCTTGAAAAGCCCAATAACTTCGACGTTGCCTTGCCGATTATCAACCGCGCCCTCGATCTCGGGGTGAACTATCTCGACACCTCGTCCATCTATGGCGGCCCGGAGCGGTGGAGCGAACAGTATGTCGGCCGGGTGATGAAGACCCGCCGGCAAGAGGCCTTCCTTGCGACCAAAACCAAGGAGCGCACCCGCGATGGCTCGCTTCGCATGATCGAGAAGTCTCTCCAACTGCTGAATACCGACCACGTGGATCTTTGGCAGCTTCATGACATTGGGTTGCCTGAGGATGTGGAGGCGATCTTCGCCAAGGGCGGCGCCATGGAAGCGCTTACGGAAATGCAGGACCAAAAAGTGGTCCGGTTTTTGGGAGTTACCGGGCACTATCGTCCTGAGGCGCTGATTGATGCCGTGAATCGTCATCCTTTCGACACCATTTTGATGGCTCTCAATGCGGCCGATTCGCACATTCACAGCTTTACCGATGAGTTGCTGCCGGTGGTCGTCGAGAAGCAGATGGGAATTATCGGCATGAAGGTACCGACGCGAGGAAGATTGCTGGCGGGCTGGACTCCACCGCCGCTTGCACAGCAGCAGCATTCGTGGGAAGGGTCAGCGATCGCGACCCAGACCGGCGTGATGAAGATGAAGGACGCCATGAATTTCACGCTTTCGCACCCGGTCAGTACAGTGATCGTTGGCTGTGACAATATCGCGCAACTGGAAGAAAACGTGGAGATTGCTAGAG includes these proteins:
- a CDS encoding bifunctional enoyl-CoA hydratase/phosphate acetyltransferase, translating into MNTFLPGSIFGSKSHRPESLSPALFSALIEDCQKREPIPVAVCWPCSDVALAGAFEAAAAGLIDPVLIGARREIKIIADRLHLDLDAHEIVDVLTEQEAAIKSTELCRTGVTKSLMKGSLHTDVLMRYVLQKEGGLRSSRRISHVFILEVPLYDRALLITDAAINIYPTLEDKIDIVQNAIDLAHVLGIATPKVAIMSAIETVNPKIVSTLDAAALCKMADRGQITGAILDGPLAFDTAVSKEAALVKHLKSPVAGEADILLVPDLESGNMLAKQLEYLGGANLAGIVLGAKVPIILTSRADLPESRVASCAVAAMLVHANLQCWL
- a CDS encoding aldo/keto reductase; protein product: MKQASSPDRRRFLKTSGAVAAGLLTQSAIASPAATIALPALPANARTPAAMPTRNLGKTGYKVGIFSLGGQASLEKPNNFDVALPIINRALDLGVNYLDTSSIYGGPERWSEQYVGRVMKTRRQEAFLATKTKERTRDGSLRMIEKSLQLLNTDHVDLWQLHDIGLPEDVEAIFAKGGAMEALTEMQDQKVVRFLGVTGHYRPEALIDAVNRHPFDTILMALNAADSHIHSFTDELLPVVVEKQMGIIGMKVPTRGRLLAGWTPPPLAQQQHSWEGSAIATQTGVMKMKDAMNFTLSHPVSTVIVGCDNIAQLEENVEIARDFTPLSKAQMATLNELAGPVAKQSLFFRFTDRSKG